One genomic segment of Impatiens glandulifera chromosome 6, dImpGla2.1, whole genome shotgun sequence includes these proteins:
- the LOC124943816 gene encoding uncharacterized protein LOC124943816 has product MEESRRMIEVISKEEIKHALFSMSWDKSPGPDGFNAKFFKENWGVIGHEVSEGVLEFFQNRRMLKQWNVTVFNLITKCLGLLKIYGRKYISPQCISTLNFIVSVNEVHDGYFKGENGVRQGDPISSYLFLLIMGIFENIFKMLRKNLPYIHHPQCRKEDITHIFFADDLFIMAHAFSSVTSLVINEGKFLAFYGGVKEEIKVSNFYIVGILEDSLPVCYLGIPLSAKQLQISHCRSLIEKVKNSMNGWATKRLSYAGRI; this is encoded by the exons ATGGAGGAAAGTCGTCGGATGATTGAAGTAATCAGTAAGGAGGAAATTAAACATGCTTTGTTCAGTATGAGTTGGGATAAGAGTCCAGGACCCGATGGATTCAATGCAAAGTTTTTTAAGGAAAATTGGGGTGTGATCGGACATGAGGTTAGCGAAGGAGTTCTTGAATTCTTTCAGAATAGGAGGATGCTTAAGCAATGGAATGTTACGGTTTTCAATTTGATCACGAAGTGCCTT GGGCTTTTAAAGATCTACGGTAGGAAATACATCTCTCCTCAG TGTATCTCAACTCTTAATTTCATTGTAAGCGTTAACGAAGTTCATGATGggtatttcaagggtgaaaacggagTAAGACAAGGAGATCCcatctcttcttaccttttcctTCTCATCATGGGGATCTTTGagaacatttttaaaatgctcCGAAAGAATCTTCCGTACATCCACCATCCACAATGCAGGAAGGAAGATATTACACACATTTTCTTTGCGGATGACCTCTTTATTATGGCACATGCTTTTTCTAGTGTTACAAGTTTGGTTATTAATGAAGGAAAATTTTTAGCATTCTACGGTGGTGTGAAGGAGGAAATAAAAGTTAGTAATTTTTATATTGTGGGGATTCTAGAGGATAGTTTACCGGTTTGTTATTTGGGGATACCATTATCGGCTAAGCAGCTACAGATTTCACATTGTAGGTCACTTATCGAGAAAGTCAAGAATTCAATGAATGGTTGGGCAACAAAAAGACTATCATACGCGGGTCGGATTTAG
- the LOC124943815 gene encoding uncharacterized protein LOC124943815 — protein MVGRRKRGPNDDEPKPRQRDLRDIELEDLRRQVQQLEQRLARGEYREHDVDGHGSDDDSRINDEDFNPFHDDNDASDRASRVDIPDFEGRNNPDEFIDWLNTVERIFEFKDVQEDNKVKLVVIKLKKYASIWWEHLKKQRVRDGKKKIKTWDKMKKELRRKFLPNNYRQDAFLKYHNFRQKDLSVEDYVAEFVSLMMRCDVLEPEEQTIARFLGGLRYEIGNVVLLQQYLTYNDVCQLALKVEKQQKKSSHFGGRFSSGGGAYNRGSASTSKNSPAIKDVKHKSFTSKDGGAASFEKSSGPTNQKTCFKCKGFGHFAADCPNRRIITLVEEEYEEENEETTPIYDECNEEGDITYEDYGEALVIRRILNTTYVPDDSWLRNNIFHTRCTSNGKVCDIIVDGGSCENVVATAMVEKLQLKTENHPRPYKLSWLRKGNEVKVNNRCLVQFSIGEKYKDEVWCDVIPMDVCHLLLGRPWQFDRKTQHDGFKNTYTFIKDGEKIILGPSRMKDIVKPSKEEGNNLLAKSQFEDVMNESLGAFALVVLEENKEDNIIPLQVRPLLQEFVDVVPEEIPTGLPPMRNIQHCVDLIPGASIPNKAAYRMNPKEYEELQRQVEDLLARGLIQESKSPCAVPALLVPKKDGSWRMCVDSRAVNKITIKYRFPIPLLDDLFDQLHGFKIGSKIDLRSGYHQIRMRPGDEWKTAFKTRDGLYEWLVMPFGLSNAPSTFMRLMNHMFKPFIGKFVVVYFDDILVYSSSPEEHLNHLRQVFRVLREQKLYANLKKCHFFTDSLVFLGYNISSDGIKMDRDKIEAILSWPIPKTIHDIRSGSFKWTEEALKSFELLKKKITEAPILQLPDFGRVFEVDCDASNVGIGGVLSQEGRPIAFFSEMMNNSRRNYSTYDKEFFALVRTLDHWQHYLLHKEFVLFSDHEALKYLNSQQKLNPRHGKWVEFLQAFNSYL, from the exons ATGGTTGGTCGGAGAAAAAGAGGACCAAACGATGATGAACCTAAACCTCGTCAAAGAGACCTTCGTGATATTGAGTTAGAAGATTTAAGGAGACAAGTGCAGCAACTCGAACAACGCCTTGCACGTGGCGAATATCGTGAACATGATGTTGATGGTCATGGTTCAGATGATGATTCAAGAATTAATGATGAGGATTTCAATCCATTTCATGATGATAATGACGCAAGTGACCGTGCATCTCGTG TTGATATTCCAGATTTTGAAGGAAGAAATAATCCCGATGAATTCATTGACTGGCTCAATACCGTTGAGAGAATTTTTGAGTTCAAAGATGTTCAAGAAGATAACAAGGTGAAGTTAGTggttatcaaattaaaaaaatatgcgTCCATTTGGTGGGAACACCTTAAGAAGCAACGTGTGCGTGATGGCAAGAAAAAGATCAAAACATGGGACAAAATGAAGAAGGAGTTAAGGAGGAAATTTTTGCCGAATAATTATCGCCAAGATGCTTTTCTCAAATATCACAACTTCAGGCAGAAGGATCTATCTGTGGAAGACTACGTGGCTGAATTTGTTTCTCTTATGATGCGATGCGATGTTTTggagccggaagaacaaactattGCTCGTTTTCTTGGAGGGCTACGATATGAAATTGGAAATGTGGTCCTATTGCAGCAATATTTGACATATAATGATGTATGTCAGTTGGCTCTCAAAGttgaaaaacaacaaaaaaaatcgaGTCATTTTGGGGGACGTTTCTCATCGGGTGGTGGTGCCTATAACCGAGGAAGTGCTTCTACTTCCAAGAACAGTCCAGCTATAAAAGACGTAAAACATAAATCTTTTACAAGTAAGGATGGTGGTGCTGCTAGTTTTGAAAAATCAAGTGGTCCAACTAATCAAAAAACTTGTTTCAAGTGCAAAGGGTTCGGACATTTTGCCGCTGATTGTCCAAATCGAAGAATCATTACTCTCGTTGAGGAAGAGtatgaagaagagaatgaagaGACAACACCAATTTACGATGAATGTAACGAGGAGGGAGATATCACTTATGAAGATTATGGGGAAGCTTTAGTAATACGGCGTATCCTCAACACCACTTATGTTCCAGATGATTCATGGCttcgtaataatatttttcacacTAGATGCACGTCAAATGGCAAGGTGTGTGACATCATTGTCGATGGAGGAAGCTGCGAAAATGTTGTGGCTACAGCTATGGTGGAGAAGCTGCAATTAAAAACTGAAAATCATCCTCGACCTTACAAATTATCATGGCTTCGGAAAGGTAATGAAGTAAAGGTAAATAATCGATGTCTCGTTCAATTTTCTATTGGAGAAAAGTACAAAGATGAAGTTTGGTGTGATGTTATCCCTATGGATGTTTGTCATTTGCTTCTTGGAAGACCTTGGCAATTTGATAGGAAAACACAACATGATGGATTCAAAAATACCTATACTTTTATAAAAGATGGcgagaaaataattttggggcCTTCAAGAATGAAGGACATTGTTAAGCCATCAAAGGAAGAAGGAAATAATTTGCTcgccaaatcacaatttgaggATGTAATGAATGAATCATTAGGGGCGTTTGCATTGGTGGTTTTGGAAGAAAACAAGGAAGATAATATTATTCCTCTACAAGTGCGACCTCTTTTACAAGAATTTGTTGATGTCGTACCTGAAGAGATTCCTACGGGTCTTCCTCCCATGCGAAATATTCAACATTGTGTAGATCTAATCCCTGGTGCGTCAATCCCAAACAAAGCTGCTTATAGAATGAATCCTAAGGAATATGAAGAGTTGCAGCGACAAGTTGAAGACTTGCTGGCAAGAGGTCTTATACAAGAAAGTAAGAGTCCTTGTGCTGTGCCAGCACTTCTTGTGCCAAAAAAAGATGGTTCGTGGCGTATGTGTGTTGATAGTAGGGCAGTGAATAAAATCACGATCAAATACCGTTTTCCTATTCCTCTCCTCGATGATCTCTTTGATCAACTTCACGGCTTCAAAATTGGTTCTAAGATTGATTTACGGAGTGGCTATCATCAAATTCGAATGCGGCCTGGAGATGAGTGGAAAACCGCTTTCAAGACCAGAGATGGTCTTTAcgagtggctggttatgccaTTTGGACTTTCTAATGCACCCTCTACATTTATGCGACTTATGAATCACATGTTTAAACCATTTATTGGGAAATTTGTTGTTGTCTATTTTGACGATATTCTTGTGTACAGCTCTAGTCCAGAAGAGCATTTAAATCATCTTCGACAAGTTTTTAGGGTGCTAAGAGAACAGAAGTTATATGCCAATTTGAAGAAATGTCACTTCTTCACTGACAGCCTCGTCTTTTTGGGCTATAATATTTCTTCCGACGGTATCAAGATGGATCGAGACAAGATTGAAGCTATCTTAAGTTGGCCAATCCCTAAGACTATTCATGATATTCGGA GTGGTAGTTTCAAGTGGACGGAGGAAGCATTAAAAAGCTTTGAACTTCTCAAGAAAAAAATCACGGAAGCTCCAATTTTGCAACTTCCAGATTTCGGAAGGGTATTTGAAGTAGATTGTGATGCTTCTAACGTGGGGATCGGAGGAGTTCTTAGCCAAGAAGGCAGACCCATTGCTTTCTTTAGTGAGATGATGAATAACTCCCGACGCAATTATTCAACATACGACAAGGAGTTCTTTGCCCTTGTTCGTACCTTGGATCATTGGCAGCATTATCTACTACACAAGGAGTTTGTTCTCTTCTCGGATCATGAAGCATTGAAGTACTTGAATTCACAACAAAAGTTGAACCCGCGACATGGAAAATGGGTCGAGTTTCTGCAAGCATTCAATTCTTatcta